From Deferrisoma camini S3R1, the proteins below share one genomic window:
- a CDS encoding type II toxin-antitoxin system VapC family toxin — MNTVVVDASVTVKWVLPDRPGEDHVGPAIDLFRDIQAGSVAPLQPPHWLAETGAVIARLAPNLARTAVRLLWALEFPVLNTLELYETATDLSVRLGHHLFDTLYHAAALLSPHAICYTADETYLAKARGLGRIAPISSYARRSGNLR, encoded by the coding sequence GTGAACACGGTGGTGGTGGATGCGAGCGTCACGGTCAAGTGGGTCCTGCCCGACCGGCCCGGCGAGGACCACGTTGGGCCGGCCATCGACCTTTTTCGAGATATCCAGGCGGGATCCGTGGCCCCCCTCCAGCCGCCCCACTGGCTCGCCGAGACGGGTGCCGTGATCGCCCGCCTCGCCCCGAACCTGGCCCGGACCGCGGTCCGCCTACTGTGGGCTCTCGAGTTTCCGGTCCTCAACACCCTGGAACTCTATGAGACGGCTACGGATCTCTCGGTACGGCTGGGCCACCATTTGTTCGACACGCTGTACCACGCCGCCGCGCTCCTGAGCCCCCACGCGATTTGCTACACGGCCGACGAAACATACCTGGCCAAGGCGCGGGGGCTGGGTCGAATCGCCCCGATCTCGTCCTACGCACGCCGTTCCGGAAACTTGAGGTAG
- a CDS encoding thermonuclease family protein: MRCRPHRSHTSRKLAVALLLALAAVAAAAGQAERAPIRVVHVIDGDTVVARWAGQKIHVRLLGVDTPEKAREGRPAEPFSRRATEFTRAWIGRAERVDLEVAGDRIDAHGRILGFLWLHVPGRREPVNLSEEILKAGLGRAIRFFDYPGKSRFLALEAEARRARRGIWGIGRRSRGR, translated from the coding sequence ATGCGTTGCCGCCCACACCGAAGCCACACCTCGAGAAAGCTGGCCGTCGCCCTCCTGTTGGCGCTGGCTGCGGTGGCCGCGGCGGCGGGTCAGGCGGAACGGGCTCCGATCCGGGTCGTGCACGTGATCGACGGCGACACGGTGGTGGCCCGGTGGGCCGGGCAGAAGATCCACGTGCGGCTGCTTGGGGTGGACACCCCGGAGAAAGCCCGGGAGGGCAGGCCGGCCGAGCCGTTCTCCCGCCGGGCCACCGAGTTCACCCGGGCGTGGATCGGCCGGGCCGAGCGGGTGGATCTGGAGGTGGCCGGCGACCGGATCGACGCCCACGGCCGGATCCTGGGGTTCCTGTGGCTCCACGTGCCGGGGAGGAGGGAGCCGGTAAATCTGTCGGAGGAGATCCTCAAGGCAGGGCTCGGTCGGGCCATCCGGTTCTTCGACTACCCCGGAAAAAGCCGGTTCCTCGCCCTGGAGGCCGAGGCTCGGCGGGCCCGCAGAGGGATCTGGGGGATCGGGCGAAGGAGCCGCGGGAGATGA
- a CDS encoding M48 family metallopeptidase → MYGNVLVFLIAIAIQALAPRGGEPTWTLSAAGHMVLYPAVTWAALRWRFRRLMAQALHDGVEAAHLRALFPGLLQTYQAVMLVPFAAVCYATDYVGLVVEPAAGRSEMLASVLGILPFVALLVILWWEAYPLQGVLLGGEHSRARFAWSHARMELPILAPWIVLMALSDALRALWPAGYAALEANPLLQLLYAPAFLVLLGVFLPALVKAMWGCEPIPPGPLRAQLERLSAHLGLRVREMLYWPLLEGRVLTAGIVGLVPRYRYLLITPALAELLPPDEIDGVVAHEAGHVRYRHLWYYLFFFVGYVGLVGVFFRLVEAALAGWGIADPQFLRNPRADLVVSASTTAGLLLLLVGYFRGLFGRLSRAFERQADLFSLEALGRPEPVVAALERVARYSGDIRDLPSWHHGSIAERVEFLWAAARDPRVGRAHHRRVRRLIGLTGAGVVLTAGLAVALHTGPLNRSLNRFVAEQGLVHRVEKNPRDAGAWFVLGNLYYEAGDEAKAEEAYLRVIRLDPNNAEALNNLAWLYVTTKAPDLFRPERALALAEMAVRLKPSPHILDTLAEARFRVRDFRGAVEAARAALARAKTNRSYYEAQLQKFKAAVEDGGRARASGENEG, encoded by the coding sequence ATGTACGGAAACGTTCTCGTATTTCTGATCGCGATCGCGATACAGGCGCTGGCCCCCCGCGGAGGTGAGCCCACCTGGACCCTGTCGGCAGCGGGGCACATGGTGCTGTACCCGGCCGTGACCTGGGCCGCGCTGCGGTGGCGGTTCCGCCGTCTCATGGCCCAGGCGCTCCACGACGGAGTCGAGGCGGCCCACCTCCGCGCCCTGTTTCCCGGGCTCCTCCAGACCTACCAGGCCGTCATGCTGGTGCCGTTCGCGGCCGTGTGCTACGCCACGGACTACGTGGGGTTGGTGGTGGAACCGGCCGCCGGGCGGTCCGAGATGCTCGCGAGCGTGCTCGGCATCCTGCCGTTCGTGGCGCTCCTGGTCATCCTGTGGTGGGAGGCATACCCCCTTCAGGGCGTGCTCCTTGGAGGGGAGCACAGCCGGGCCCGGTTCGCCTGGAGCCACGCCCGCATGGAGTTGCCGATCCTGGCGCCGTGGATCGTGCTCATGGCGCTGTCGGACGCCCTGCGCGCCCTGTGGCCGGCCGGCTACGCGGCCCTCGAGGCAAACCCCCTCTTGCAGCTCCTGTACGCGCCGGCGTTCCTCGTGCTCCTCGGAGTGTTCCTCCCCGCCCTGGTCAAGGCCATGTGGGGATGCGAACCGATCCCACCGGGCCCGCTCCGGGCCCAGCTCGAGCGGCTGTCGGCCCACCTGGGGCTCCGGGTGCGCGAGATGCTCTACTGGCCCCTCCTGGAGGGGCGGGTGCTCACCGCCGGCATCGTCGGACTGGTGCCCCGGTACCGGTATCTGCTGATCACCCCTGCCCTGGCCGAGTTGCTTCCCCCCGACGAGATCGACGGCGTGGTTGCCCACGAGGCCGGCCACGTGCGATACCGCCATCTCTGGTACTACCTGTTCTTCTTCGTGGGGTACGTGGGGCTCGTCGGGGTGTTCTTCCGGCTCGTGGAGGCCGCCTTGGCCGGGTGGGGGATCGCCGATCCCCAGTTCCTGCGCAACCCGCGGGCGGACCTGGTGGTGTCGGCCTCCACCACGGCCGGCCTGCTGCTGCTGTTGGTGGGGTACTTCCGGGGTCTGTTCGGCCGCCTGAGCCGGGCCTTCGAGCGCCAGGCCGACCTGTTCTCGCTGGAGGCCCTGGGCCGGCCCGAGCCGGTGGTCGCGGCCCTGGAGCGGGTCGCCCGGTACTCGGGCGACATCCGCGACCTACCCAGCTGGCATCACGGATCCATCGCGGAGCGGGTCGAGTTCCTTTGGGCGGCCGCCCGGGACCCCCGGGTCGGCCGGGCCCACCACCGTCGGGTGCGGCGGCTCATCGGTCTCACCGGGGCCGGGGTGGTGCTGACGGCCGGGCTCGCCGTGGCGCTCCACACCGGCCCCCTGAACCGATCCCTGAACCGGTTCGTCGCCGAGCAGGGCCTGGTGCACCGGGTCGAAAAGAATCCCCGGGACGCCGGCGCGTGGTTCGTGCTGGGGAACCTGTACTACGAGGCGGGCGACGAGGCGAAGGCGGAGGAGGCCTACCTCCGGGTGATCCGGCTCGACCCCAACAACGCGGAGGCACTGAACAACCTGGCGTGGCTCTACGTCACCACGAAGGCTCCGGACCTGTTCCGGCCGGAGCGGGCCCTGGCCCTTGCCGAGATGGCGGTACGGCTCAAACCCTCCCCCCACATCCTCGACACCCTGGCCGAGGCCCGGTTTCGGGTGCGGGACTTCCGGGGCGCGGTCGAGGCGGCGCGGGCCGCCCTGGCCCGGGCGAAAACGAACCGTTCCTATTACGAGGCCCAGCTCCAGAAGTTCAAGGCCGCCGTCGAGGACGGCGGGCGGGCGCGGGCTTCGGGCGAGAACGAGGGGTGA
- a CDS encoding two-component system sensor histidine kinase NtrB, with protein sequence MRFGERSPAGAAWVAVGAVAALGMAWLVASDRWLEGLGLGVEDLLRFRRVEGAVLVAVVAAGAGWLVRCCAGRGRREDRWLAALAEESPGPVVSFDGQGRFVWANASARSFATEQGLSSPLDLLPPGHGEVVVRCLSTGQPERRLETRCGERWFSWNFLPVLSGRGVHAYGGEITDLVRARRERERLEERLRQAERLEALGRFAAGIAHDFNNLHMIIQGNAELGLLQTTRPEAVRRSLKRIASASGRAADLVAKLLAYAGAEPTAPETVDLAGVARQVADEMADLVPEGVNLRVEAAPQTPAACADVGQMRVVVLNLITNALEAVAAGGEVAVRVRLLDDAEAWLAGAELFEIEGGRPYVLLEVADTGPGMDEETRRRAFDPFFTTKFLGRGLGLSVVWGVARRFGGAVRIDSAPGRGTTVGVALPACPGS encoded by the coding sequence ATGAGGTTCGGGGAACGGTCCCCTGCCGGGGCGGCGTGGGTGGCGGTCGGCGCGGTTGCCGCGCTGGGCATGGCGTGGCTGGTGGCCTCGGACCGTTGGTTGGAAGGGCTGGGGCTCGGTGTGGAGGATCTGCTGCGCTTTCGGCGGGTGGAGGGCGCGGTGCTGGTCGCCGTGGTTGCTGCCGGGGCGGGTTGGCTGGTGCGGTGTTGCGCCGGGCGGGGCCGTCGGGAAGACCGGTGGCTCGCGGCCCTGGCCGAGGAGAGCCCGGGTCCGGTGGTCTCGTTCGACGGCCAAGGGCGGTTCGTGTGGGCCAACGCGTCGGCTCGCTCGTTCGCCACCGAGCAGGGGCTGTCGTCTCCGTTGGACCTCTTGCCCCCGGGTCACGGGGAGGTGGTTGTGCGGTGTCTGTCCACGGGGCAGCCCGAGCGGCGGCTGGAGACCCGATGCGGCGAGCGGTGGTTCTCCTGGAACTTCCTGCCCGTGCTCTCGGGCCGGGGGGTGCACGCGTACGGCGGCGAGATCACCGACCTCGTGAGGGCGCGTAGGGAGCGGGAACGCCTGGAGGAGCGGCTGCGGCAGGCGGAACGGCTGGAGGCGTTGGGCCGGTTCGCCGCCGGCATCGCCCACGACTTCAACAACCTCCACATGATCATCCAGGGAAACGCGGAGCTGGGGCTTCTCCAGACCACCCGCCCCGAGGCGGTGAGGCGGTCCCTCAAGCGGATCGCGTCTGCTTCGGGCCGGGCCGCGGACTTGGTGGCGAAACTGCTGGCCTACGCCGGCGCCGAACCCACCGCGCCCGAGACCGTGGACCTGGCAGGGGTGGCGCGGCAGGTGGCGGACGAAATGGCCGATCTGGTGCCGGAAGGGGTGAATCTGCGGGTCGAGGCGGCCCCCCAGACCCCGGCGGCGTGCGCCGATGTGGGGCAGATGCGCGTGGTTGTGCTCAATCTGATCACCAACGCCCTGGAGGCGGTGGCGGCCGGGGGCGAAGTGGCGGTGCGGGTGAGGCTTTTGGACGACGCCGAGGCCTGGCTCGCCGGGGCCGAGCTCTTCGAGATCGAAGGGGGGCGGCCCTACGTACTGCTGGAGGTGGCGGACACGGGGCCGGGCATGGACGAGGAGACCCGGCGGCGGGCCTTCGACCCGTTTTTCACCACCAAGTTCCTGGGCCGGGGGTTGGGGCTCTCGGTGGTGTGGGGCGTGGCCCGCCGGTTCGGCGGAGCCGTTCGGATCGACTCCGCCCCGGGCCGGGGTACGACGGTGGGCGTGGCCCTGCCGGCGTGCCCGGGTTCGTGA
- a CDS encoding ATP-binding protein gives MTDAMQALLERLDRLAALLAGASPGPPPPPAADHRAFVWKGRFEPVARVAEVDPALLVGVERQKQALYENIRRFLRGAPAHDVLLWGDRGTGKSSLVRTLFRVFPELALVEVPEPRIPELPSVLEALDRDPRRWVVYLDDLSFAGTDDRYRELKVLLEGGLRARPENTLVVATSNRRHLVPERFPNDGEIHPQEGVAEAISLADRFGLSLGFYPFDPATFREAVARHLAAFGVEPPAGWEAEAERWALERGIRSGRTALQAAREIAGDRLFGQGG, from the coding sequence GTGACCGACGCGATGCAGGCGCTTCTCGAAAGACTCGATCGTCTGGCGGCACTGCTGGCGGGGGCGTCCCCCGGTCCTCCCCCACCCCCCGCCGCCGACCACCGGGCCTTCGTGTGGAAGGGCCGGTTCGAGCCGGTGGCTCGGGTGGCCGAGGTGGACCCCGCCCTCCTCGTGGGCGTGGAGCGGCAGAAACAGGCGCTCTACGAAAACATCCGCCGGTTTCTGAGGGGCGCGCCTGCCCACGACGTGCTCCTGTGGGGCGACCGGGGCACGGGGAAGTCGTCGTTGGTGCGCACGTTGTTCCGGGTGTTTCCCGAGCTGGCGCTGGTGGAGGTGCCGGAGCCCCGAATCCCCGAGCTCCCGTCGGTTCTCGAAGCCCTGGACCGGGACCCCCGGCGGTGGGTCGTGTACCTGGACGACCTCTCGTTCGCCGGCACCGACGACCGGTACCGGGAGCTCAAGGTGCTGCTGGAAGGGGGGCTGCGGGCCCGCCCCGAGAACACCCTGGTCGTCGCCACCTCGAACCGGCGGCACCTGGTGCCCGAGCGGTTCCCCAACGACGGTGAGATCCATCCCCAGGAGGGCGTGGCCGAGGCGATCAGCCTGGCCGACCGGTTCGGGCTGTCCCTGGGGTTCTACCCCTTCGATCCGGCCACCTTTCGCGAGGCCGTGGCCCGGCACCTGGCGGCGTTCGGGGTGGAGCCCCCGGCCGGGTGGGAGGCCGAGGCCGAGCGCTGGGCCCTGGAGCGGGGCATCCGGTCGGGCCGCACGGCCCTGCAGGCCGCCCGAGAGATCGCGGGGGACCGGCTTTTCGGGCAGGGCGGCTGA
- a CDS encoding HlyD family secretion protein, with the protein MRLTKLRPQVRTPSERERRRISVGKVIYFGVLVLAAAVLFRLGFRKLWYIEGKGFVRGASALVQTVDRGRILWSGAEVGRRVEAGEVLARLGPDSAPAGLPRTGPEEREAVRAEVRRLEARARDERRQEAQRIARERQTLEDRTADRERRLAVLEAEAARRRAAREAAEQERARWRRLYELEAISLEEYLKRAPPAPPPADDDAELQALRAELARLRERLRALGARSPRASEETRARLADARRRAASLAAGADRHGSLRAETVELRSPLGGVVGEVFRRTGEVLREGEALARVVDPGSLLVEAWFPPAEQPRLRTGTRVTLVFATGATGAGRIEHVDPTVTDVPPEYQKRYEPLQRAVRITVRPDEPAAHIGALDAKVAVRIPRFAPTP; encoded by the coding sequence ATGCGACTCACGAAACTGCGTCCTCAGGTTCGCACCCCCTCCGAGAGGGAACGGAGACGGATCTCGGTGGGCAAGGTGATTTACTTCGGGGTTCTCGTCCTCGCGGCAGCGGTGCTCTTCCGGCTGGGGTTCCGGAAGCTCTGGTACATCGAGGGGAAGGGCTTCGTGCGGGGCGCGTCCGCGCTGGTGCAGACCGTGGACCGGGGCCGGATCCTCTGGTCGGGGGCCGAGGTGGGCCGGCGGGTCGAGGCCGGTGAGGTGCTGGCGCGCCTCGGCCCCGACTCCGCCCCTGCCGGTCTCCCCCGGACCGGTCCAGAGGAACGGGAGGCGGTGCGGGCCGAAGTCCGGAGGCTCGAGGCCCGAGCCCGAGACGAACGCCGGCAGGAAGCCCAGAGGATCGCCCGGGAGCGGCAGACCCTGGAGGACCGGACGGCCGACCGGGAACGGCGCCTGGCCGTACTGGAGGCCGAGGCGGCGCGACGGCGGGCCGCGCGGGAAGCCGCGGAACAGGAGCGCGCCCGGTGGCGAAGGCTTTACGAGCTGGAAGCCATCTCCCTGGAGGAGTACCTGAAACGGGCCCCCCCAGCCCCGCCCCCCGCCGACGACGACGCGGAGCTCCAGGCCCTCCGGGCCGAGCTGGCCCGGCTCCGGGAGCGCCTCCGGGCGCTCGGGGCGCGCAGCCCCCGGGCCTCGGAAGAGACCCGGGCCCGGCTCGCCGACGCGCGGCGCCGGGCGGCCTCCCTCGCAGCAGGGGCTGACCGGCACGGCTCCCTGAGGGCCGAAACGGTGGAACTGCGATCCCCCCTGGGCGGGGTGGTGGGCGAGGTGTTCCGCCGAACGGGCGAGGTGCTCCGGGAGGGCGAGGCCCTGGCGCGCGTGGTGGACCCCGGCTCCCTCCTCGTGGAGGCGTGGTTCCCCCCCGCAGAGCAACCGCGCCTCCGGACGGGAACCCGAGTCACGCTGGTGTTCGCCACGGGAGCCACGGGGGCCGGCCGGATCGAACACGTGGACCCCACGGTCACCGACGTGCCGCCGGAGTACCAGAAACGATACGAGCCCCTTCAACGGGCCGTCCGGATCACGGTGCGGCCCGACGAACCGGCCGCCCATATCGGCGCCCTGGACGCCAAGGTCGCGGTCCGGATCCCGCGTTTCGCTCCGACCCCGTAG
- a CDS encoding glycosyltransferase family 2 protein, with product MTVVIPVLNEADTVMRTVESLQDQTYHPVEIVLVDDGSTDGTPEVCTQVQKRFPNVRFFRNVEREGKSPTLNLGARYARGEVFVFVDSDTTFDRDAIAHMVGHLRDPQVGCVAGNVRVRNPRVNLLTELQNLEYGFAIAVGRRIRAAMGTLPIVSGAFGAFRREVFEAVGGYDPGPGNDSDLTAKFRKLGYRVSFAPEAICMTNVPTRLGALFRQRRRWARNLAKNRLFKHGDVFSPFRAVWRPENAVSSADSVFFHVVLAMTSIVYLIDMILHYPTILPWVILGNYVLYLLAEVFEATVMIGFSERPGVDARGLAYLPLFNLYKRLLKFARVSGYLEEILSKGSYRDPFAPFKVRSRMDRW from the coding sequence GTGACGGTGGTGATCCCGGTTCTGAACGAGGCCGACACCGTCATGCGCACGGTGGAGTCCCTCCAAGACCAGACCTACCACCCCGTCGAGATCGTGCTCGTGGACGACGGAAGCACCGACGGCACCCCAGAGGTGTGCACTCAGGTTCAGAAGCGGTTCCCGAACGTCCGGTTTTTCCGGAACGTGGAGCGGGAGGGAAAGTCGCCAACCCTCAACCTGGGCGCCCGATACGCCAGGGGGGAGGTGTTCGTGTTCGTCGACTCCGACACGACCTTCGACCGGGACGCGATCGCCCACATGGTAGGCCACCTCCGAGATCCCCAGGTCGGGTGTGTGGCCGGGAACGTGCGAGTGCGAAACCCCCGGGTGAACCTGCTCACCGAGCTCCAAAACCTAGAGTACGGATTTGCCATCGCGGTGGGCCGGCGCATCCGTGCGGCCATGGGAACCCTGCCCATCGTTTCGGGGGCGTTCGGCGCATTCCGCCGGGAGGTGTTCGAGGCCGTGGGGGGCTACGACCCGGGACCGGGCAACGACTCGGATCTCACGGCGAAATTCCGCAAGCTCGGTTACCGTGTGAGCTTTGCGCCCGAGGCGATCTGCATGACCAATGTGCCTACGCGGCTCGGCGCCCTGTTTCGCCAGCGACGTCGCTGGGCCCGGAACCTCGCGAAGAACCGGCTGTTCAAACATGGAGACGTGTTCAGCCCGTTCCGGGCCGTGTGGCGGCCCGAGAACGCAGTGTCCAGCGCCGACAGCGTGTTTTTCCATGTGGTGCTGGCGATGACCTCGATCGTTTACCTCATCGATATGATCCTCCATTACCCGACGATCCTGCCCTGGGTGATCCTCGGAAATTACGTCCTGTACCTTCTGGCGGAGGTGTTCGAGGCGACCGTAATGATCGGCTTCTCGGAGAGGCCCGGGGTGGACGCTCGTGGGCTTGCCTATCTTCCCCTGTTCAACCTCTACAAGCGGCTGCTCAAGTTCGCCCGGGTATCCGGGTACCTCGAGGAGATCCTGTCCAAGGGGTCATACCGGGATCCCTTCGCCCCCTTCAAAGTCCGGTCCCGGATGGATCGGTGGTGA
- a CDS encoding AAA family ATPase — protein sequence MRQVTIDGVTLHLARPADLDLPWVGREDLVRQVLAAWMVLDERDRPMTPRLVGRPGVGKTTLAFAAARRLGREVYLFQATMDTRPEDLVVSPVVGPDGKIQYVASSLVTAAVRGGVCVLDEGNRMSEKSWASLAPLLDDRRYVESVLTGLQVRAHPDFRLAVTMNEDASTYEIPEYIHTRLQPQIQVDFPEADEELAILRENLPFAPEDLLRYVVGFLQAAHAADEPYGVRDGINAARYALKLARSSGEDPVAWVPRALEQVIGEEALAYLKFPERRA from the coding sequence ATGCGACAGGTTACCATCGACGGCGTGACCCTCCACCTGGCCCGGCCGGCCGACCTGGACCTGCCCTGGGTGGGGCGGGAGGATCTGGTGCGCCAGGTGCTCGCGGCCTGGATGGTCCTGGACGAGCGGGACCGCCCCATGACCCCCCGGCTCGTGGGCCGGCCCGGGGTCGGCAAGACCACCCTGGCGTTCGCCGCGGCCCGGCGGCTCGGGCGGGAGGTGTACCTGTTCCAGGCCACCATGGACACCCGCCCCGAGGACCTGGTGGTGAGCCCGGTGGTGGGGCCCGACGGGAAGATCCAGTACGTGGCCAGCTCGCTGGTGACGGCGGCCGTGCGGGGCGGGGTGTGCGTGCTGGACGAGGGCAACCGCATGAGCGAGAAGAGCTGGGCCTCGCTCGCTCCTCTCCTGGACGACCGGCGGTACGTGGAGTCGGTGCTGACCGGTCTCCAGGTCCGGGCCCACCCGGACTTCCGGCTGGCCGTCACCATGAACGAGGACGCCTCCACCTACGAGATCCCCGAGTACATCCACACCCGGCTCCAGCCCCAGATCCAGGTGGACTTTCCCGAGGCCGACGAGGAGCTGGCGATCCTGCGGGAGAACCTGCCCTTCGCCCCCGAGGACCTGCTGCGGTACGTGGTGGGGTTCCTGCAGGCGGCCCACGCCGCCGACGAGCCCTACGGCGTGCGCGACGGGATCAACGCGGCCCGCTACGCCCTGAAGCTCGCCCGGTCCTCCGGGGAGGACCCGGTGGCCTGGGTGCCCCGGGCCCTGGAGCAGGTGATTGGCGAGGAGGCGCTGGCCTACCTCAAGTTTCCGGAACGGCGTGCGTAG
- a CDS encoding ATP-binding protein — translation MADDIRMRVAALEEELRSLRATNEPLAQRAQDLEFVEVRLRDRTWELREKNALLQAIYDAVPDMIFLHGADGRVEEVNENVLRTFGWTRDEARRVGVVEASGPDMRPEEAMERIRRAKAGDPQDFQWTARRKDGTTFPVEVRLRRLEGLPGEPKVLALVRDLTGERRRQQELRVQERLAALGELAAGIAHDFNNLLTPVCNYPEMLRDLPGVPDRVRRALEVIGEQGHRAARLVHQLLDFGRGAPPDRRVLDLRSFVPEVGEMVRRTLPDAVEVRVEIPEGSDLRVWADPVQIQQILVNLAVNARDAMPKGGGLTFAADRVRLPAEPVEPGTPEEGEWVRLTVRDTGEGIPSDVRPRIFDPFFTTRGPGEGTGLGLSQVHGLVTEHGGRITVESEPGRGTVFRMYLPPAPSPTKGSPGEPTGRR, via the coding sequence GTGGCTGACGATATCCGGATGAGGGTGGCCGCTTTGGAGGAGGAACTCCGGTCACTCCGTGCGACCAACGAGCCCCTGGCTCAACGGGCGCAAGACCTGGAATTCGTGGAGGTCCGGCTTCGGGACCGCACGTGGGAACTCCGGGAGAAGAACGCCCTGCTCCAGGCCATTTACGACGCGGTGCCGGACATGATCTTCCTTCACGGCGCGGATGGGAGGGTGGAGGAGGTCAACGAGAACGTGCTCCGGACGTTCGGGTGGACCCGGGACGAGGCCCGGCGGGTGGGGGTGGTCGAGGCGAGCGGGCCGGACATGCGCCCCGAGGAGGCCATGGAGCGGATCCGCCGGGCCAAGGCGGGGGATCCGCAGGATTTCCAATGGACCGCCCGCCGGAAAGACGGGACCACGTTTCCGGTGGAGGTGCGACTCCGGCGCTTGGAGGGGCTGCCGGGGGAGCCGAAGGTCCTGGCCCTGGTGCGGGACCTCACCGGGGAGAGGCGGCGTCAGCAGGAGTTGCGGGTGCAGGAGCGGCTGGCCGCCCTCGGTGAGTTGGCCGCCGGGATCGCTCACGATTTCAACAACCTCCTGACCCCCGTGTGCAACTATCCGGAGATGCTCCGGGACCTGCCGGGGGTCCCCGACCGGGTCCGCAGGGCGCTGGAGGTGATCGGGGAGCAGGGCCATCGGGCGGCGAGGCTGGTACACCAGCTCCTGGACTTCGGGCGGGGGGCCCCACCCGACCGCCGGGTGCTGGACCTTCGCTCCTTCGTCCCCGAGGTCGGGGAGATGGTTCGTCGTACCCTGCCCGACGCGGTGGAGGTGCGGGTGGAGATCCCCGAAGGGAGCGATCTCAGGGTGTGGGCGGATCCGGTGCAGATCCAGCAGATTCTGGTGAATCTGGCCGTGAACGCCCGGGACGCCATGCCCAAAGGGGGGGGCTTGACCTTCGCTGCGGACCGGGTTCGGCTCCCGGCGGAGCCGGTTGAGCCCGGGACCCCCGAGGAGGGGGAATGGGTGCGGCTGACCGTGCGGGACACGGGAGAGGGGATCCCGTCCGACGTCCGGCCGCGGATCTTCGATCCCTTCTTCACGACCCGCGGGCCCGGCGAGGGCACGGGCCTGGGGTTGTCACAGGTCCACGGTCTGGTGACCGAGCACGGCGGGCGGATCACCGTGGAGTCCGAGCCCGGCCGGGGCACCGTGTTCCGGATGTACCTGCCGCCGGCGCCCAGCCCCACGAAAGGATCGCCCGGAGAACCGACAGGTCGCCGGTAG
- a CDS encoding TackOD1 domain-containing metal-binding protein, translating to MAYVLVTDVPVPHLLDRLKARHPVRVRAGDEGPGTPAVTDRVLLFHANDQKVSGWLRDLRRNPSTALCPVAAAESPEGHRADEDRLFADALWPLGGSEAALERVLGRLDQVGEAVAALPPPDSRATATQLREVSLLRFLTTRGVERLDPVRHPTATKGYNLPLAGLILGLPRGEEFALCEELAAVGLFEKEFRDRIHLCPYCGHYAINFREVCPSCRSPRIQVVANVHHYRCGHVAPEPDFREGEDLICPKCRRILRHVGVDFDRPNEVARCLDCGAVSTEPEVECLSLVCGKVFGPDVARKFDVASYSLTARGAAAAEAGQIPSRSLGELLREHVHTEEPETFASILRLARHVADRYGRPYTLVEVVLGARDYLLQQIGPVELLRLLRSFVEILRGNLRETDVVCPLGEDRFRVLLLETPGDGARKGMGRAVKEVVERLAGIDLGIRLEWIEERS from the coding sequence ATGGCTTACGTTCTCGTCACCGACGTTCCCGTCCCCCACCTCCTCGATCGGCTGAAAGCCCGCCACCCCGTGCGTGTGCGAGCCGGCGACGAAGGACCCGGAACCCCGGCCGTCACCGACCGGGTGCTCCTTTTCCACGCGAACGACCAGAAGGTCTCCGGCTGGCTCCGGGATCTGCGGCGCAACCCTTCCACCGCGCTCTGCCCCGTCGCGGCAGCGGAGAGCCCCGAGGGCCACCGGGCCGATGAGGACCGTCTCTTTGCCGATGCCCTCTGGCCCCTGGGCGGGAGCGAGGCGGCCCTGGAGCGCGTCCTCGGACGGCTGGACCAGGTGGGGGAGGCCGTGGCAGCCCTCCCCCCGCCGGACTCCAGGGCCACCGCCACGCAGTTGCGCGAGGTGAGCCTGCTCCGGTTCTTGACCACCCGGGGGGTCGAACGGCTCGACCCGGTACGCCACCCCACGGCCACCAAGGGGTACAACCTGCCGCTCGCCGGGCTGATCCTCGGGCTTCCCCGAGGCGAGGAGTTCGCCCTGTGCGAGGAACTCGCGGCGGTGGGACTTTTTGAGAAAGAGTTTCGCGATCGGATCCATCTGTGCCCGTACTGCGGTCACTATGCGATCAACTTCCGGGAGGTGTGTCCCTCGTGCCGGTCGCCCCGGATCCAAGTCGTCGCCAACGTGCATCATTACCGGTGCGGCCACGTGGCCCCGGAACCCGACTTCCGCGAAGGCGAAGACCTCATATGCCCGAAGTGCCGACGGATCCTCCGGCACGTGGGGGTGGACTTCGACCGGCCCAACGAGGTGGCGCGGTGCCTCGACTGTGGAGCGGTTTCCACCGAACCCGAAGTGGAGTGCCTGAGTCTCGTATGCGGCAAGGTGTTCGGACCGGACGTGGCACGCAAATTCGACGTGGCGTCCTACTCTCTCACGGCGAGGGGAGCCGCGGCGGCGGAGGCGGGGCAGATCCCGTCCCGGAGTTTGGGGGAACTGCTGCGCGAGCACGTTCACACGGAAGAGCCTGAAACGTTTGCGAGCATCCTCAGGCTAGCCCGACATGTCGCTGATCGGTACGGGAGACCGTACACCCTGGTCGAGGTCGTGCTGGGCGCCCGGGATTATCTCCTCCAACAGATCGGTCCGGTGGAACTCCTGCGGTTGCTGCGATCCTTCGTCGAGATCTTGCGAGGAAATCTGCGAGAAACCGACGTCGTCTGTCCTCTGGGAGAAGACCGCTTCCGCGTACTTTTACTGGAAACCCCCGGCGATGGCGCCCGGAAGGGAATGGGGCGAGCCGTGAAAGAGGTGGTGGAACGCCTTGCCGGAATTGACCTGGGCATCCGTCTCGAGTGGATCGAGGAACGCTCGTGA